A stretch of Schistocerca nitens isolate TAMUIC-IGC-003100 chromosome 6, iqSchNite1.1, whole genome shotgun sequence DNA encodes these proteins:
- the LOC126263039 gene encoding uncharacterized protein LOC126263039 isoform X2 translates to MGARIIISKKLSEHVDKESYGLTDYRTTTMYDYRPHQQTWTKPVTPIPEQPHKNRIYLSELTDGNSPKRRGINKFFDDNLGDFYRNRTEKYDLYASYNPGTGEYSNIKETINK, encoded by the exons GAAGAAGTTGTCTGAACATGTTGATAAGGAAAGTTATGGTTTAACTGATTATCGTACTACAACAATGTATGACTATCGACCTCACCAACAGACATGGACAAAGCCT GTCACTCCCATTCCAGAACAACCTCATAAGAATCGCATTTACTTGTCAGAGCTGACAGATGGAAATTCACCTAAACGGAGGGGTATCAACAAGTTTTTTGATGATAATCTGGGAGATTTTTATAGGAATCGCACAGAAAAATATGATCTGTATGCTTCCTACAATCCAGGGACTGGAGAGTACAGCAATATTAAAGAGACAATAAACAAATAA